Proteins co-encoded in one uncultured Draconibacterium sp. genomic window:
- a CDS encoding HU family DNA-binding protein: protein MSILYSKIQRVNPRNPQADRKWYLVPNRVEQKTEKEIAEALSKNTTLSRGEAALVIDELQAVIQNSLLDGYSVQMGDWGSFQLTFNCTGTDTEAECTADKITSVNIRFRPGKQMKEALANATFVAR from the coding sequence ATGTCGATATTATATTCAAAAATTCAACGGGTTAACCCACGCAACCCACAAGCCGACCGGAAATGGTACCTGGTACCCAACCGCGTGGAACAAAAAACAGAAAAGGAGATTGCCGAAGCATTGAGTAAAAACACCACTTTAAGCCGTGGTGAAGCGGCCTTGGTAATAGACGAGCTGCAGGCGGTGATCCAGAATTCCCTGCTCGATGGCTACTCGGTGCAAATGGGCGACTGGGGTTCGTTTCAGCTAACGTTTAACTGCACCGGCACGGATACCGAAGCGGAATGCACGGCCGATAAAATTACCTCGGTCAACATTCGTTTCCGCCCTGGCAAACAGATGAAAGAGGCGCTGGCTAATGCAACCTTCGTGGCTCGTTAG
- the cas1b gene encoding type I-B CRISPR-associated endonuclease Cas1b, with product MKKTYYLFNPGRLQRRDNTLKFTPYDEDGNEQKPRFLPVENVRELYCFGNLDANSALYNFLGQEQIPIHFFDYYENYTGSFMPREALISGKMLIAQVKCQQNRKSRIDLAQRILDGASFNMVKNLRYYNSRGKDLEPIIDIIEVLSSKIRQTTAIDELMGIEGNIRKNYYEAFELIINDFSMSGRSYRPPENEVNALISFGNMMCYSQCLRAIHQTQLNPTVSFLHEPGERRFSLSLDLAEVFKPLLVDRVIFKVMNKKMIQSHHFEDQLNRVSLKPAGKKTYVQAFEERLKETIKHRTLNRSVSYKHLVKLECYKLQKHLLGIEEYKPFKMWW from the coding sequence ATGAAAAAAACGTATTACCTTTTTAATCCGGGGCGGTTGCAGCGCCGGGACAACACGCTGAAATTTACACCGTATGACGAAGACGGTAACGAACAAAAGCCCCGCTTTTTGCCGGTAGAAAATGTGCGTGAATTGTATTGCTTCGGAAACCTGGATGCCAATTCAGCCCTTTATAATTTCCTGGGACAGGAGCAGATTCCCATTCATTTTTTTGATTACTACGAAAATTATACCGGCTCGTTTATGCCGAGGGAAGCACTTATATCGGGTAAAATGTTGATTGCCCAGGTAAAATGCCAGCAGAACCGAAAATCACGCATTGATCTTGCACAGCGAATCCTTGACGGTGCAAGTTTTAACATGGTAAAAAACCTGCGTTATTACAATAGTCGCGGAAAAGACCTCGAACCCATTATCGATATTATTGAAGTATTAAGTTCCAAAATCAGGCAAACTACTGCTATTGACGAGTTGATGGGAATAGAAGGTAACATCCGTAAAAATTATTATGAGGCATTTGAATTGATTATTAACGATTTTAGTATGAGTGGGCGTTCATATCGTCCGCCCGAGAATGAAGTAAATGCCTTGATTTCTTTCGGAAATATGATGTGTTATAGCCAATGCCTCCGGGCAATTCACCAGACACAACTCAATCCTACTGTCAGTTTTCTTCATGAACCTGGCGAAAGGCGGTTTTCGCTTTCGCTTGATTTGGCAGAGGTGTTTAAACCGTTGTTGGTTGACCGAGTAATTTTTAAAGTGATGAATAAAAAAATGATTCAATCTCACCATTTTGAAGATCAATTGAACAGGGTGAGTTTGAAACCAGCCGGGAAGAAGACTTATGTGCAGGCTTTTGAAGAACGCCTGAAAGAAACTATAAAACACCGCACATTGAATCGCTCAGTCAGTTATAAGCACCTGGTAAAACTTGAGTGTTATAAGTTGCAAAAACATTTGCTTGGCATTGAAGAGTATAAACCTTTTAAAATGTGGTGGTAA
- the cas2 gene encoding CRISPR-associated endonuclease Cas2: MYVIVVYDIGQKRVAKMLKLCRRYLNWIQNSVFEGEITEARLEEFKFRAIQLMDEEDDSLIIFKTRQEKWLDKEIVGKERQNLDTFL; this comes from the coding sequence ATGTATGTTATTGTAGTATATGATATCGGTCAAAAGCGAGTGGCAAAGATGTTGAAATTATGCCGCAGATACCTGAACTGGATCCAGAATTCGGTGTTTGAAGGCGAAATTACCGAGGCACGATTAGAAGAATTCAAATTCAGAGCTATACAGCTTATGGACGAAGAAGACGACAGTCTGATTATTTTTAAAACACGTCAGGAAAAGTGGCTAGATAAAGAAATTGTAGGGAAAGAGCGGCAAAATTTGGACACATTTCTATAA